From the Mesotoga prima MesG1.Ag.4.2 genome, the window TCAAAGGAGCAGCCCGCGAACTCGGGAAAAAATTGGGGATCAGCAAAGATAAGATCTCTAAGCTCATTGAATGGAGTAAAGATGGGAAGCGCTTTCCATATGCTTTTGAAGAAGATTTAGACATGAAGCGGTTGTTTGATATGTCAAAACTCATCGCCGGTCTCTTTTCGGGTTATTCACTTCATGCTGCCGGTGTCATACTATCCGGCATTTCTTTGAAGGGACTGATCCCCGTCGATTTCAGTGAAGATCTACCTGTTTCTCTTTGGGATATGGATTCTCTTCGAATAGTTGGTCTGCAGAAAATTGATATCTTGGGTTTGAAAAATCTCTCTCTTTTGAGGGAAATGACACAAGGTAAGGAACCCTGGGACAATCCCGCATGCGATTCAAATACCTATGAGACACTGGGAAGCGGTTATACTACCGGTATCTTTCAGCTGGAAGCACCTTACGCTACGAAAATTATTAGATCCGTCAAGCCCTCGTCACTGAGAGATCTCTCTATATGCATTGCATTAAACAGGCCAGGGCCGATTAAATCTGGAGTTACAGAGCGTTTCTTGAAGCTTTCGAGAGTTCCCTCTGAAATCGAGAAGATGAGGAAAAGAGTTCCCGTTCTTGCTGAGACGGCAGGGTTTCTCGTTTATCAGGAACAAGTCCTAAAGATCGCTTCGAGCTTACTATCTCTTGAAGCAGACGATGGGGAGCTTCTCAGAAGAGCTCTTTCGAAGAAAGATAGGGATGCCGTTGACAGGTTGTTTCAGAGCTCGCCGGGGTACAGCAGACTTCCAGATGAAAGAAGAGCGAAGTTGTATTCGTTCCTTCTTGATTTTGCCGGTTATGCCTTCAACAAGTCTCATAGTCTGAGCTACGCTGTGATTTCCTTCTGGCTAGCATATTTCAAGTCAAACCATCCGGAGATTTTCTATCCCCTCATGCTGCGAGAATTACCAAGGACTTCTTTTGGAAGACTAGTCGCCGAAATAAGGGATAGGGGACTCAAATTAAGCATAGAAAATGGAGTTGAGGACCGTAAAATTGTATCGCTTTCTATTCCACAGCTGCTGAATAAAGGTGAACTGAAGCCAAAACCCTTTGAGGATTCCTTCTTCACGTTCGTAAGGAACAACAGATCAAAGTATCAGGCAAGAGACCTTGAGAAACTCATAAAGAGTGGCTACCTGGATTGCTATGGCAGCAGAAACGATCTTCTGAAGAAAATGAATGATGCCCTCACGGGTGTGAACCCCGAACTGAAGTCAATACGATCTGTGTTCGGTTATAAAGAAGAGCTTCAAGAGGCAAGAGAGGAAGACACCCCTGTTGAGAGAGCCATGATGGAGATTGAGACTCTTGGATTCAATGTCACGGAGATTCAGCGACCGGATATTTCATCGGAAGTGACTGACTTTGAAATAACAAGCGCCGTTGCCTCTCTGAGAACAGGGATATCACCCTACAAGAGAATCGATTATCTTGGAAAGAGTTTCGTTACTGACGGAAGGACCTTTATTCAGATAGAAAGCCACGTTCCTCTTCAAGGTTTCGTCTTGTTCAATAATGGAAATCCTATTGAAATGAAGGAGAGAATTTTAGAAGTGAACAGGATTTTTCATGGCCAGATCGATCGGTCATTCTTAGCAGTCGGCTCCAAGAGAGAAAACGTAGTTGTCAAAGTTAGGGGTACCGAAAAAATCATACCTGGGGCAAGGCCAATGGGTGTAGATGCCGATAAGATAATCTGGAGATAATTGGGGAGGAAGCAATGTATATTTATTTTGTAAGGCATGGAGAAACAGAATGGAACAATAGTAACCGCTGGCAGGGAAGGTCCGATATTCCCTTATCTGAAAAGGGAAGAAAGCAAGCTGAAATAACTGGCACATTTCTTAAAAAGCACGTTCCCAGTGTAGCGGCAATCTATTCCAGCGACTTGAAAAGGGCAAAGGAAACCGCCGAGATAATTGCTGTTTCATATGCTGAGACACCAGTTGCTAACCCGGTACTCCGCGAAGCGGATGTAGGACTCTGGAATGGCCTTGAGATAAGTGAAGCATTAAAGTGTTATGGTAATCTGATAGAGAAATGGAGGAAGGATCCATGGGCAAACATTCCGGGAACTGAACCTCTGGGGGAAGTGCAGAGAAGAGCGGCGGGTTTCATCAGATATCTCTCTGGAAATTTCCAGGGGAAACATGTGATTGTGGTTTCGCATGCCTTGTTAATCAGAACCGCAATTTGCTACGCAGCAGGCCTCCCTCTGGAAAATCACTACAGACTTTCCTTACACAACTGCTCGATTTCCACAATTAAGATTGAAGGAGCAGAAATGAGACTGCTAGAGGTCAATCTGTGGCGCCATATGGAGGAGAACTAACATATGTTACTTAGGGTGAATCTTCTTCCACGGACAATTGATGAGAGCACGGATCTCGCTGTAGTAATTGATGTTCTGAGAGCCAGTAGTACTATAACGACTGCTCTTCAACTGGGTGCAGAGAAAGTCATTCCGGTTTCTAATGTCAGACAGGCGCTGGAAGAAAGAAATAGGAATCCCGAGGTAGTTCTAGTGGGGGAGAGGGAAGCAATGAAAATACCGGGTTTTGATCTAGGGAATTCGCCAGTTGAGCTTTCTGAAAGTTTTGTGAAGGGAAAGGAAG encodes:
- a CDS encoding DNA polymerase III subunit alpha, with translation MKTAFVITKYELHASVLEEISTTAELKKRGYERCVILDSSLSSYAKWHLSLSRSGIVAVPGIRTGNDYWIARNERGFEELLRKETNDSENLIHISGKPRNLDNSSGNPIWECRYLDHESEKFWVYASLQPEIEIADYSLPNDKNYRELEHDLLDLLSELPRNFSLKRIEHVFPVRVSAESFSSLLGKALEEKKMGDEYLSRLKRELSVILAKNIQDYFMTVSKIVDIAKSIGCWIGPGRGSAVGSLVSYLLEITRIDPVAEDLFFERFLSLKRADPPDIDLDVDDKSRPVLLKKMYEYFGNDRFCLIRTHSTYGFKGAARELGKKLGISKDKISKLIEWSKDGKRFPYAFEEDLDMKRLFDMSKLIAGLFSGYSLHAAGVILSGISLKGLIPVDFSEDLPVSLWDMDSLRIVGLQKIDILGLKNLSLLREMTQGKEPWDNPACDSNTYETLGSGYTTGIFQLEAPYATKIIRSVKPSSLRDLSICIALNRPGPIKSGVTERFLKLSRVPSEIEKMRKRVPVLAETAGFLVYQEQVLKIASSLLSLEADDGELLRRALSKKDRDAVDRLFQSSPGYSRLPDERRAKLYSFLLDFAGYAFNKSHSLSYAVISFWLAYFKSNHPEIFYPLMLRELPRTSFGRLVAEIRDRGLKLSIENGVEDRKIVSLSIPQLLNKGELKPKPFEDSFFTFVRNNRSKYQARDLEKLIKSGYLDCYGSRNDLLKKMNDALTGVNPELKSIRSVFGYKEELQEAREEDTPVERAMMEIETLGFNVTEIQRPDISSEVTDFEITSAVASLRTGISPYKRIDYLGKSFVTDGRTFIQIESHVPLQGFVLFNNGNPIEMKERILEVNRIFHGQIDRSFLAVGSKRENVVVKVRGTEKIIPGARPMGVDADKIIWR
- a CDS encoding histidine phosphatase family protein, with the protein product MYIYFVRHGETEWNNSNRWQGRSDIPLSEKGRKQAEITGTFLKKHVPSVAAIYSSDLKRAKETAEIIAVSYAETPVANPVLREADVGLWNGLEISEALKCYGNLIEKWRKDPWANIPGTEPLGEVQRRAAGFIRYLSGNFQGKHVIVVSHALLIRTAICYAAGLPLENHYRLSLHNCSISTIKIEGAEMRLLEVNLWRHMEEN